A single genomic interval of Rhizobiales bacterium GAS188 harbors:
- a CDS encoding Glycosyltransferase involved in cell wall bisynthesis, translating to MKTFDAIAADKAHLSITVIILTFNEEIHIERCIASIVSLAERIIVVDSFSTDRAVEIARKMGAEVVQRAFKHQADQFQWALNNCDVGTEWVLRLDADEYLEAPLVEEIFARLPTLPEMITGIEFKRKFYFMGRWIRWGGYYPIILTRLWRTGLASVEQRWMDEHVVLHQGSSILFAKGDIVDENLHGIDAWLAKHNRYATRQMVDHINLEHKLFESEGGIGLGGHAQARKNFLRNTVFGRSPLYIRSCMYYAYRMFFRLGFLDGFPGLVYHTLHGLCYYLLIDAKISEARQFISEHGLEAFRAHLARVHKIDLKEVSSVATGSQILS from the coding sequence ATGAAAACCTTTGATGCCATCGCTGCCGACAAGGCGCATTTGTCGATCACCGTGATCATTCTCACCTTCAACGAGGAGATCCATATCGAGCGATGCATCGCAAGCATCGTGTCGCTCGCAGAGCGGATCATCGTCGTGGACAGTTTCTCGACTGATCGGGCCGTCGAGATCGCCCGGAAGATGGGTGCGGAGGTCGTGCAGCGGGCCTTCAAGCATCAGGCCGACCAGTTCCAGTGGGCGCTCAACAATTGCGATGTCGGCACGGAGTGGGTTCTGCGACTCGACGCAGACGAATATCTCGAAGCCCCGCTCGTCGAGGAAATCTTTGCTCGCTTGCCCACGCTCCCGGAAATGATTACTGGAATAGAATTCAAGCGCAAATTTTATTTCATGGGACGCTGGATACGATGGGGCGGCTATTATCCGATCATCCTGACACGGCTTTGGCGCACTGGCCTCGCTTCGGTAGAGCAACGATGGATGGACGAACATGTCGTTCTCCATCAAGGGAGCTCTATACTGTTTGCCAAGGGTGACATCGTTGACGAAAACCTGCACGGGATTGACGCATGGTTGGCCAAGCACAATCGCTATGCAACGCGGCAGATGGTGGACCATATCAACCTCGAGCACAAACTTTTCGAAAGTGAGGGAGGTATCGGTCTGGGGGGACACGCGCAGGCCCGCAAGAATTTCCTTCGAAACACCGTATTTGGACGTTCGCCCCTCTACATAAGAAGCTGCATGTATTATGCGTATCGCATGTTTTTCAGACTAGGCTTTCTGGATGGGTTTCCGGGACTAGTATATCACACGCTTCATGGACTTTGCTATTACCTCCTGATCGACGCCAAGATCTCCGAGGCACGCCAATTTATCAGCGAGCATGGGCTCGAAGCGTTTCGAGCGCATCTCGCCAGGGTTCACAAGATCGATTTGAAGGAGGTCAGCTCGGTTGCTACTGGAAGTCAGATACTGTCGTAG
- a CDS encoding Glycosyltransferase involved in cell wall bisynthesis has product MTTTSIRRLAAECGAPSSAERPTPSGRPVILVLLGAFWPGHEATGPNQSFRSFALALKDEFEFKVVARDRPFGARRALAPSGEWVDRGFAVFHYCAVSAALGARGLGEILRATPYDLLMMNGFFDREFTIPALVLRRRGKAPRRPAILSTRGEFADGALGLKSYRKQTYLKFAHHLGLVEDVWLHATGSREAEDARNRCPFARGVLVAPNIRQIERASAAHASPTHPSARSSFLRLVFLGRIARVKNLAYALEVLKEVRSPVTFDIYGPIQEAGYWRECRAIIDKLPPHVSVNHKGEIANSQVPGTLARYELFFLPTHGENFGHAILDALSVGVPVLISDRTPFLDLERKSAGWSLPLDTKWAYVAAIDAFAALDRTGRARLAQGARGLAEQVVNESDAVSKSRAMIWQALGAVCRP; this is encoded by the coding sequence GTGACAACGACCTCGATCAGAAGGCTGGCGGCCGAATGCGGCGCACCATCCTCCGCGGAGCGGCCAACTCCCTCGGGCCGACCTGTCATCTTGGTCCTGCTCGGCGCCTTCTGGCCCGGCCACGAGGCGACCGGACCCAATCAGAGCTTTCGCTCGTTCGCGCTGGCGCTCAAGGACGAGTTCGAATTCAAGGTTGTCGCCCGCGATCGGCCGTTCGGAGCCAGACGGGCGCTGGCGCCGTCGGGCGAATGGGTCGATCGTGGCTTTGCGGTGTTCCACTATTGCGCGGTCTCGGCGGCGTTGGGTGCGCGTGGGCTCGGCGAGATCCTCCGCGCGACGCCGTACGACCTCCTGATGATGAATGGCTTCTTCGACCGCGAGTTCACGATCCCTGCGCTTGTGCTGCGCCGGAGGGGCAAAGCGCCACGACGGCCCGCCATCCTCTCGACGAGGGGCGAGTTCGCGGACGGCGCGCTCGGTCTCAAAAGCTATCGCAAACAAACATATCTCAAATTCGCTCACCATCTCGGGCTGGTCGAGGACGTGTGGCTGCATGCAACCGGATCACGCGAGGCCGAGGACGCCCGCAACCGCTGCCCGTTCGCGCGCGGCGTCCTCGTCGCGCCGAATATCCGTCAGATCGAAAGGGCATCTGCGGCGCACGCCTCCCCAACGCATCCCTCTGCGCGTTCTTCCTTCCTGCGCCTTGTCTTCCTCGGCCGTATCGCTCGCGTCAAGAACCTAGCTTATGCGCTGGAGGTGCTGAAAGAAGTGAGGTCGCCTGTGACGTTTGATATCTACGGGCCGATTCAGGAGGCGGGCTATTGGCGAGAATGCCGGGCGATCATCGACAAGTTGCCGCCGCATGTGAGCGTGAATCACAAAGGCGAGATAGCCAATTCCCAAGTGCCGGGAACCCTAGCCCGATACGAACTCTTCTTTCTTCCGACGCATGGGGAGAATTTCGGGCACGCGATCCTTGATGCACTGTCCGTCGGTGTGCCCGTTCTGATCAGCGATCGCACCCCGTTCCTCGATCTCGAGCGAAAGAGCGCCGGCTGGAGCCTGCCTCTCGACACGAAGTGGGCCTACGTGGCCGCCATCGATGCTTTTGCCGCACTTGATCGCACCGGGCGCGCGCGGCTTGCGCAGGGGGCCCGGGGCCTCGCGGAGCAAGTTGTCAATGAGAGCGATGCGGTGTCAAAGAGTCGCGCCATGATTTGGCAGGCGCTTGGGGCCGTGTGCCGGCCATGA
- a CDS encoding polar amino acid transport system substrate-binding protein, whose protein sequence is MKQVEQNYRSGRLSVAEVPAPRSGDGSLLVATRVSLISAGTERQLVSLAKASLAGKAMARPDLVRRVMRNVSRDGLMPTIEKVFAKLDTPIPLGYSLAGEVLEVGCRVQGIAVGDRVACAGAAFANHAEINAVPKHLSVTIPAGVNDEDASFVTLGAIALQGVRLAAPTLGERVLVMGLGLIGLLTVQLLKANGCRVLGVDPNVERALLAQQLGADMAVSHGLAEAVSGFTGGHGADAVIITASSKSSEPINLAAEMSRPKGRIVVVGMVGMTIDREPFYKRELELKLSLSYGPGRHDPEYELAGHDYPLPYVRWTEQRNMQAFLDLVADGKVTPKALVTHRFEIGNAEAAYALMESGVPYLAILLTYPEDGARAMQRTVRRAASPAKVSNANRVAFIGLGNYAKGVLLPALRKAGNVTLTTVVTSTGISAGHAREKFGFTTASTDPFVALRDGEADAIFIATRHDSHSKYTAQALAAGKHVFCEKPLAIDADGLKEVVAAAQATSGVLTVGFNRRFAPLLVKAKAALEPRNGPLVMLYRVNAGAIPADSWIQREEGGGRIVGEVCHFVDALCFLAGSLPVEAHAITARSHGDAVSILLRFGDGSTGTIVYSSLGDPSVSKEYIEVFANGRIVQIDDFRRVVATSHGKCRITKGAQDKGQNSLVSAFLAATRGQREAPIPFEDLVAVTETTFAIKESLRVGGPAQAKTH, encoded by the coding sequence GTGAAGCAAGTCGAGCAAAATTACCGAAGCGGGCGGCTCAGCGTGGCTGAGGTGCCGGCGCCGCGCTCGGGCGATGGCAGCCTGCTCGTTGCAACGCGCGTATCGTTGATCAGCGCAGGCACCGAGCGCCAACTCGTTAGCCTCGCCAAGGCCTCGCTCGCCGGCAAGGCAATGGCGCGGCCCGACCTTGTTCGTCGCGTCATGCGCAACGTGAGTCGCGATGGGCTGATGCCTACGATCGAGAAAGTGTTCGCAAAGCTCGATACGCCGATCCCGTTAGGCTACAGCCTCGCCGGCGAAGTTTTGGAAGTTGGCTGTCGCGTGCAGGGTATTGCGGTTGGCGACAGAGTCGCGTGTGCCGGAGCGGCGTTCGCCAACCACGCCGAGATCAATGCGGTGCCGAAACACCTTAGCGTAACCATTCCGGCGGGCGTCAACGATGAGGATGCGAGCTTCGTGACGCTTGGGGCCATCGCGCTCCAGGGCGTCCGGCTTGCTGCGCCGACGCTCGGCGAGCGGGTCCTCGTCATGGGTCTCGGGCTTATCGGCCTGCTAACAGTCCAGCTCCTCAAGGCCAATGGCTGCCGAGTGCTGGGCGTTGACCCAAACGTCGAGCGCGCATTATTGGCGCAGCAGCTTGGCGCCGACATGGCCGTAAGCCACGGACTTGCGGAGGCGGTGTCCGGCTTCACCGGTGGTCATGGTGCCGATGCTGTGATCATCACCGCCTCCTCGAAATCGAGCGAGCCTATCAACCTCGCTGCCGAGATGAGCCGCCCGAAAGGCCGCATCGTGGTGGTCGGCATGGTCGGCATGACGATTGATCGCGAGCCCTTCTATAAACGCGAGCTCGAACTCAAGTTGTCCCTGTCGTACGGACCGGGACGGCACGATCCCGAATACGAGCTTGCGGGCCACGACTACCCGCTGCCCTATGTGCGCTGGACGGAGCAGCGCAATATGCAGGCCTTCCTAGATCTTGTCGCCGACGGAAAGGTAACGCCGAAGGCGCTCGTCACGCATCGCTTCGAGATCGGCAACGCCGAAGCCGCTTATGCGCTGATGGAGAGCGGAGTTCCCTATTTGGCCATCCTGCTCACTTATCCGGAAGATGGTGCGCGGGCCATGCAAAGGACCGTCCGGCGCGCAGCGTCGCCAGCCAAGGTATCCAATGCCAACCGGGTGGCCTTCATCGGTCTCGGCAATTATGCCAAGGGTGTTCTGCTTCCAGCTTTGCGCAAGGCGGGCAACGTCACCCTGACCACCGTGGTGACCTCGACCGGCATCAGCGCGGGTCACGCGCGCGAGAAGTTCGGCTTCACGACAGCTTCCACCGACCCTTTTGTAGCGTTACGCGACGGTGAAGCGGATGCCATATTCATCGCCACGCGACACGACAGTCATTCCAAGTATACGGCTCAAGCCCTCGCGGCGGGCAAGCATGTCTTCTGCGAAAAGCCGCTTGCGATCGACGCCGATGGCCTCAAGGAAGTTGTTGCGGCTGCGCAGGCGACAAGTGGCGTCCTTACCGTCGGCTTCAACCGTCGCTTCGCCCCGCTGCTCGTCAAGGCTAAAGCGGCGCTCGAACCCCGCAACGGTCCGCTTGTCATGCTCTATCGCGTCAACGCGGGCGCCATTCCCGCCGACAGCTGGATCCAGCGTGAGGAGGGTGGCGGACGCATCGTCGGCGAGGTGTGCCACTTCGTCGATGCGCTCTGCTTCCTGGCTGGCAGCCTTCCGGTGGAAGCACACGCGATCACCGCACGTAGCCACGGCGATGCAGTCTCCATCCTTTTGCGCTTCGGTGATGGCTCGACCGGCACCATTGTCTATTCTTCGCTCGGCGACCCAAGTGTGTCGAAGGAATACATCGAGGTGTTCGCGAATGGTCGGATCGTGCAGATCGATGATTTTCGACGCGTCGTCGCAACATCACATGGGAAGTGCAGGATCACCAAGGGTGCGCAGGATAAGGGCCAGAACAGCCTCGTCTCGGCCTTCCTCGCCGCAACGCGTGGGCAACGCGAAGCACCGATCCCGTTCGAGGATCTCGTGGCGGTGACAGAGACGACATTCGCGATCAAGGAGTCACTGCGTGTCGGTGGACCTGCTCAGGCCAAAACACATTGA
- a CDS encoding Glycosyltransferase involved in cell wall bisynthesis produces MRIVFFSHYYPPEVNAPASRTSEHCCRWARAGHEVTVITCAPNHPSGKVYAGYKNHLYQMEMDDGVRVIRLWTFMAANERFLGRTLNYASYLVAVTLALPRLPAADVVVSTSPQFFCGLAGLVARSLKRSPWVLEIRDLWPESIVTVGAMRKGLAVRVLEWLEHLAYRHADRIVSVTNSFVPHIAEHCDDERKIVVIKNGVDLGLFKEPERAADIKRELGLNGRFVAAYVGTHGMAHGLDTILDAAERLRDNPRIAFQLVGDGAERARLARLKRERELDNVFILGQRPKAEMPGIWAATDVSLILLRRSDAFKKVIPSKMFEAMAMRRPIILGVEGEARELLKNADAGIAIAPESAEELAAAVLLLAENPDLAARYGDNGASHVRQHYDRTKLADRYLEILTETAAMGRDRRSAVPGDGRQSACGAIGANAMHRAARAFAFGRHIPPTKLARRLELALRRSIRDRFRMSALTPSYAMARPAAPPQQLFEARRGHLQVMGALKRFTFLGRTEEVAGSKIDWATPGPGPEHQLWRMNLHYMEYLEESPDDMWAELVADWIENNPPSRRGAWKDSWNSYAISIRTLVWMQELARRRDRLRPSAVAMVEASLIEQLSFLERNLETDLGGNHLIKNIKALIWASAYFTGGPTRRWRDKGLALLRAALGEQILGDGVHYERSPSYHCQVFADLLECRHMLGHDPFGGVLDKALERMAQAIADLSHPDGRVALFNDAGLDMARAPGECLDAYAQLFGVRPAARYAFAFGDAGYFGMRAGDTYLIADCGRIAPDDLVAHGHGDVLSFEMSVAGERIIVDQGVFEYVAGRRRQQSRSAASHNTLSFDGADQADFFGSFRCGRRPKAKVLHYQQRAQGFVLEGTHDGFASLRGSPRHVRRFVAGPHHIEIRDRIEGDATRSASIGFLLHPNVKVETEGPVTRLQRENATLTLTCSRPLALEEAVWWPDMGCEIATRRLVSSLAAGERDVISTIEVQSTEGGAVRDR; encoded by the coding sequence TTGCGCATCGTTTTCTTCTCTCATTACTACCCTCCGGAGGTCAATGCGCCGGCGTCGCGGACCTCGGAGCATTGCTGCCGTTGGGCGCGGGCCGGCCATGAAGTTACAGTCATCACATGCGCTCCGAACCACCCGAGCGGCAAAGTCTACGCGGGGTACAAGAACCATCTCTACCAGATGGAAATGGACGATGGTGTGCGAGTGATCCGTCTTTGGACATTCATGGCGGCCAACGAGAGATTTCTGGGGCGCACGTTAAATTACGCTTCTTATCTCGTCGCGGTAACGCTGGCGCTTCCCCGACTCCCCGCGGCCGACGTGGTGGTCTCGACATCTCCACAGTTCTTCTGCGGCCTTGCCGGACTTGTGGCGCGCAGCCTCAAGAGATCGCCATGGGTGCTCGAGATCAGGGATTTGTGGCCGGAAAGCATCGTGACAGTCGGCGCGATGCGAAAAGGGCTCGCCGTGCGCGTTCTCGAATGGCTCGAACACCTGGCCTATCGCCACGCCGACAGGATCGTGTCGGTGACAAACTCATTTGTTCCGCACATCGCAGAGCACTGCGATGACGAACGAAAGATCGTAGTTATCAAGAATGGGGTCGATCTCGGCCTCTTCAAGGAGCCCGAGCGGGCGGCTGACATCAAGCGTGAGCTGGGTCTCAATGGGCGGTTTGTGGCTGCCTATGTCGGAACGCACGGAATGGCGCATGGTCTCGATACGATCCTCGATGCAGCCGAACGATTGCGCGACAATCCACGAATAGCATTTCAGCTCGTCGGCGACGGTGCCGAACGCGCTCGACTCGCTCGTCTCAAAAGGGAGAGGGAGCTCGACAACGTTTTCATTCTCGGGCAACGGCCGAAGGCGGAGATGCCAGGCATTTGGGCGGCCACGGACGTAAGCCTCATCCTGTTGAGGCGCAGCGACGCGTTCAAGAAAGTGATTCCGTCCAAGATGTTCGAGGCGATGGCTATGCGTCGGCCAATCATCCTGGGTGTGGAGGGCGAGGCTCGCGAGCTGCTCAAAAACGCCGACGCTGGCATCGCCATCGCGCCCGAAAGCGCCGAAGAGCTCGCCGCCGCGGTCTTGCTTCTTGCCGAGAACCCGGATCTTGCTGCGCGTTACGGTGACAATGGCGCGAGCCACGTGCGTCAACATTATGATCGCACCAAGCTCGCTGACCGGTACCTCGAAATTCTCACAGAGACGGCGGCAATGGGCCGCGACCGACGCTCTGCAGTGCCTGGCGATGGTCGTCAGTCAGCATGCGGAGCCATAGGGGCCAACGCAATGCATCGCGCCGCGCGCGCCTTCGCGTTCGGCCGTCACATCCCGCCGACCAAGCTCGCGCGCCGGCTGGAGCTCGCCTTGCGGCGCTCGATTCGCGATCGTTTTCGCATGAGCGCTCTGACACCGTCCTATGCGATGGCGCGGCCAGCTGCGCCACCTCAGCAGCTGTTCGAGGCGAGGCGCGGGCATCTACAGGTTATGGGCGCACTCAAGCGGTTTACTTTCCTTGGCCGCACCGAAGAAGTCGCGGGGTCCAAGATCGACTGGGCCACCCCGGGCCCGGGCCCGGAGCATCAGCTCTGGCGCATGAACCTTCATTACATGGAATATCTGGAAGAAAGCCCGGACGATATGTGGGCCGAGCTCGTCGCCGATTGGATAGAGAACAATCCGCCTTCGCGCCGCGGGGCTTGGAAGGACAGCTGGAACAGCTATGCGATCTCCATCCGTACACTCGTGTGGATGCAGGAACTGGCGCGCCGGCGTGATCGGCTGAGACCGAGCGCGGTAGCGATGGTGGAGGCCAGCCTCATCGAGCAGCTTTCGTTCCTCGAACGCAATCTCGAGACCGACCTGGGTGGCAACCACCTCATCAAGAACATCAAGGCTCTGATTTGGGCCTCGGCATATTTCACGGGAGGGCCGACGCGTCGCTGGCGCGACAAAGGCCTCGCCTTGCTTCGCGCGGCACTCGGCGAGCAGATCCTTGGTGACGGGGTGCACTACGAGCGCTCACCCTCCTACCATTGTCAGGTGTTCGCGGATCTTCTCGAATGCCGCCACATGTTGGGCCACGATCCATTCGGAGGCGTGCTTGATAAGGCGCTCGAGCGGATGGCGCAGGCCATTGCCGATCTCTCCCACCCCGATGGTCGCGTCGCGCTGTTCAACGATGCCGGCCTGGACATGGCGCGTGCGCCCGGGGAATGTCTCGACGCCTACGCGCAACTGTTCGGCGTGCGTCCGGCTGCCCGATATGCTTTTGCATTCGGCGATGCCGGCTACTTTGGAATGCGAGCTGGTGACACCTACCTGATCGCTGACTGCGGGCGCATCGCGCCGGATGATCTCGTTGCGCATGGCCATGGTGATGTTCTCAGCTTTGAGATGTCGGTGGCGGGCGAGCGGATCATCGTCGATCAGGGCGTCTTTGAGTATGTTGCCGGCCGGCGCCGCCAGCAGTCACGGTCTGCAGCAAGCCATAACACGCTTTCATTCGATGGTGCCGATCAGGCTGATTTCTTCGGTTCATTCCGATGCGGACGCAGGCCCAAAGCAAAGGTGCTTCATTATCAGCAGAGAGCCCAAGGTTTCGTACTCGAGGGCACGCATGACGGTTTCGCATCGCTGCGGGGCTCGCCGCGACACGTGCGCCGCTTCGTGGCTGGGCCACACCATATCGAGATCCGTGACCGTATCGAGGGCGATGCGACGCGAAGCGCCTCGATTGGATTTCTGCTGCATCCCAACGTGAAGGTGGAGACCGAGGGACCGGTGACGCGGCTCCAGCGCGAGAATGCTACGCTTACGCTCACATGCAGCCGCCCGCTCGCCCTCGAGGAAGCCGTATGGTGGCCGGACATGGGTTGCGAAATTGCGACCCGGCGCTTGGTGTCGAGCCTTGCGGCGGGCGAGCGCGATGTCATTTCGACGATCGAGGTGCAAAGCACGGAAGGCGGCGCGGTGCGCGATCGGTGA
- a CDS encoding Glycosyltransferase involved in cell wall bisynthesis, protein MKTVDAAAADKAHLSITVIILTFNEEIHIERCIACIMPLAERIIIVDSFSTDRTIEIARKMGAEVVQRAFKHQADQFQWAQENCNIATDWVLRLDADEYLEAPLISAIRSGATLWRSDVAAVNFRLKVIFRERWIRFGGYYSTILTRMWRTGAGIYEQRWMDEKVVITHGRILELRGGDLVDHNLQDIDWWTAKHNRYATRQMVDFINREYELYSIDEGVDTKAHAQARWKRFLRNRIFARAPIYIRSVLYFIYRYLLRGGFLDGKQGFVWHFLQGFWFFVLTDAKIDEARSFIRRNGRDAFRERLRTHYKIEI, encoded by the coding sequence ATGAAGACTGTCGATGCCGCCGCCGCAGACAAGGCGCACTTATCGATCACCGTGATCATTCTCACCTTCAATGAGGAGATCCATATCGAGCGATGCATCGCATGCATCATGCCGCTCGCGGAGCGGATCATCATCGTGGACAGTTTCTCAACTGATCGGACCATCGAGATCGCCCGGAAGATGGGTGCGGAGGTCGTACAGCGGGCCTTCAAGCATCAGGCCGACCAGTTCCAGTGGGCGCAGGAAAACTGCAATATCGCCACGGATTGGGTCTTGCGCCTCGACGCCGATGAATATCTCGAGGCCCCGCTGATCAGCGCGATCCGCAGCGGTGCCACGCTGTGGCGCAGCGACGTCGCTGCCGTCAATTTCAGGCTGAAGGTGATTTTTCGCGAGAGGTGGATCCGATTCGGCGGCTATTATTCAACCATCCTTACCCGTATGTGGCGAACGGGCGCTGGCATTTATGAGCAACGCTGGATGGACGAGAAGGTCGTCATCACGCATGGCCGCATTCTCGAATTGCGCGGCGGAGATCTGGTCGATCACAATCTTCAGGATATCGACTGGTGGACGGCCAAGCACAATCGCTATGCAACGCGCCAAATGGTCGACTTCATTAACCGGGAGTACGAGCTCTACTCGATCGACGAAGGCGTGGATACCAAGGCGCACGCCCAGGCGCGATGGAAGAGGTTCCTGCGCAACAGGATTTTTGCCCGCGCGCCGATATATATCCGTAGCGTCCTTTATTTTATCTACCGATATCTGCTGCGCGGAGGGTTTCTCGACGGAAAGCAGGGCTTCGTCTGGCATTTTCTGCAAGGTTTCTGGTTCTTCGTGCTGACCGACGCGAAGATCGACGAAGCGCGCAGTTTCATCCGGAGAAACGGACGCGACGCTTTCCGCGAGCGGCTGCGCACGCATTACAAAATCGAGATCTGA